In the Candidatus Electrothrix rattekaaiensis genome, one interval contains:
- a CDS encoding acyltransferase family protein, with protein MVIPKKYSPEIDGLRAWAVLGVLFYHLDFKTFSGGFTGVDIFFVISGFLITRNIMADIGKGSFSFARFYSRRVKRLFPALYATLLLTLLFGYLLFTPEHLLRLGKSLLYSVLSVSNFFFWKEAGYFDTAVDFKPLLHTWSLAVEEQFYLVWPAILFVFSKLGKKIWLPFFLLLISVASLYGAERWLDSDPTGAFFLTPFRIIEFACGAGLVWVIHHQPKKKLLLEPLQLAAFLLILYSFFAFNKQTAFPGLSALIPCLGASLAIYSGQARFLGYLLRNPLAVGIGLISYSLYLVHWPLLIFYKYWHYSEIERVERFGLLLATFLCAWLSWRFIEQPFRKGIIISRKFLIFFYIFCAALLVTAAVTLIQKEGLPERINTNYSKLQDADQFHIDQYGGKGYRFTGLIGTRKPKKYYDVLLAGDSFMLQYATGFDQFFQQEKIAARTVTDYSCLMGPGITSFIQGKPDHECTERTQQMFSLLDEYNTPLVLSEAWAWYFPEGICDLNDKPFVFKKKKDFLDFMIKNIENIREKIGKDRRLILIGNPPGSGNRNGIISCLNRPNYLPNNCLDSVVFPKSQGSGFDINKRLQEYAASEENTWFLDPFDVFCQEDSCAALDSASGEIWYSDGGHISIDGSIKAAHHFGQQLLDIIRPTMKAPPTQ; from the coding sequence ATGGTCATTCCAAAAAAATACTCGCCGGAAATAGACGGCTTACGGGCTTGGGCAGTTCTCGGGGTCTTGTTTTATCACCTTGATTTCAAAACATTTTCGGGCGGGTTCACCGGAGTTGATATCTTCTTTGTTATCTCTGGTTTTCTGATTACCCGAAATATTATGGCAGATATTGGTAAGGGGTCTTTTTCTTTTGCCCGATTTTACAGCCGTCGGGTCAAAAGATTATTTCCTGCTTTATACGCTACTTTATTGCTAACGCTACTGTTCGGCTACCTGCTCTTCACCCCGGAGCACCTACTCCGGCTCGGTAAATCCTTACTCTACAGTGTCCTCTCTGTATCGAATTTTTTCTTCTGGAAGGAAGCAGGCTATTTTGATACCGCTGTAGACTTTAAACCCTTGCTTCACACTTGGTCCCTTGCTGTTGAGGAGCAATTCTATTTGGTTTGGCCAGCTATCCTCTTTGTCTTCTCCAAGCTGGGCAAAAAAATCTGGCTGCCCTTCTTTCTCCTCCTTATCAGTGTAGCCTCTCTGTACGGAGCAGAACGTTGGCTGGATTCTGATCCAACTGGTGCCTTTTTCCTGACCCCGTTTCGTATTATCGAATTTGCCTGCGGAGCCGGTCTGGTCTGGGTGATTCATCACCAGCCCAAGAAGAAACTTCTTCTGGAGCCACTCCAGCTTGCCGCTTTTCTGCTGATCCTGTACAGTTTTTTCGCCTTTAATAAACAGACAGCCTTCCCAGGACTCTCCGCCCTCATTCCCTGCCTGGGTGCATCACTTGCCATATACAGCGGACAAGCCCGTTTTCTCGGTTATCTCCTGAGAAATCCTTTAGCTGTTGGTATAGGCCTGATTTCTTACTCGCTCTATCTTGTTCATTGGCCCCTCCTGATCTTTTATAAGTACTGGCATTATTCCGAGATTGAACGTGTAGAGCGATTTGGTCTGCTGCTGGCGACTTTTCTCTGTGCATGGCTATCCTGGAGATTCATTGAGCAGCCCTTCCGTAAAGGAATCATCATTTCTCGAAAATTCCTTATCTTTTTTTATATCTTCTGTGCGGCCCTGCTAGTCACTGCTGCTGTCACGCTTATTCAAAAAGAAGGTCTTCCAGAAAGAATCAACACCAACTACAGCAAGCTACAGGATGCAGATCAGTTTCATATTGACCAATATGGTGGAAAAGGATACCGATTTACCGGTCTCATTGGTACAAGAAAGCCGAAAAAATATTATGATGTCCTCCTCGCCGGTGATAGCTTTATGCTGCAATACGCGACCGGCTTTGACCAATTTTTTCAGCAGGAGAAGATTGCTGCAAGGACGGTCACCGACTATTCCTGCCTCATGGGCCCTGGGATAACCTCTTTTATCCAAGGAAAACCTGATCACGAATGTACGGAGCGTACGCAACAGATGTTTAGCTTATTGGATGAATATAATACACCACTTGTCCTTTCCGAGGCATGGGCTTGGTATTTCCCAGAAGGTATCTGCGATCTTAATGATAAGCCTTTCGTCTTCAAAAAAAAGAAAGACTTTCTGGACTTCATGATAAAAAACATTGAAAATATAAGAGAAAAAATCGGGAAAGACAGGAGGCTCATTCTTATCGGGAATCCACCGGGAAGCGGCAATAGAAACGGAATTATCTCATGCCTCAATCGACCCAACTACCTTCCGAATAATTGCCTGGACTCTGTGGTGTTTCCAAAATCGCAAGGCTCTGGTTTCGATATCAATAAAAGGCTGCAAGAGTATGCAGCCAGCGAAGAAAACACCTGGTTTCTCGACCCCTTTGATGTGTTCTGCCAAGAAGATTCCTGCGCGGCTCTCGACTCTGCCAGTGGTGAAATCTGGTACTCAGACGGAGGACACATCTCCATTGATGGCTCTATAAAGGCGGCGCATCATTTTGGACAGCAACTTCTCGACATTATTCGACCAACAATGAAAGCTCCCCCGACGCAGTGA
- the clpB gene encoding ATP-dependent chaperone ClpB, with translation MQLDKFTVKSQEVIQTAHSLAEQFGNPEMQPEHLLKALLEQPEGVVVPILQKLGVTPSVVLSETDQLIGKLPKVSGSGAGQSYMSKTFTKVVDQAAKEASSMQDEYVSQEHLFLGILKSDTLAPVAQMLQRIGINPVTFLQALTTIRGNQRVTDPYPEDKYQALEKYARNLTDVARSGKLDPVIGRDEEVRRIIQVLSRRTKNNPVLIGEPGVGKTAIVEGLAQRIVNGDIPATLEGKQVISLDLGLLIAGAKYRGEFEDRLKAVLKEVEKKAGEIILFIDEIHTLVGAGASEGSMDASNMLKPALARGELHCVGATTLDEYRKYIEKDAALERRFQPVLIQEPSEEDTIAILRGIKEKYEVHHGVRIQDAATVAAVMLSNRYISDRFLPDKAIDLIDEAASKLRIEIDSMPTEIDELDRKRIKMEIEQEALKKEKDKASKERLERLKKDHAELNEQLNAMKGQWQLEKDVIQRIRETKTRIDEAHIEEQRAERLGDLSKVAEIRYGRVVELEKELEAENSKLAEIQENSQMLKEEVGAEDIAAVVAKWTGVPVDKLLEGEKEKLVQAEGQLAKRVIGQKEAITSVANAVRRARAGLQDPDRPLGSFIFLGPTGVGKTELARSLADFLFDSEQAMIRIDMSEYMEKHSVARLIGAPPGYVGYDEGGMLTEAVRRRPYSVILLDEIEKAHPDVFNVLLQVLDDGRMTDGKGRTVSFKNTIMIMTSNLGSHIIMELGQKDPEEMRRQVDELLHRQFRPEFLNRVDEIITFQGLTRDDLLQIVDIQIARMAKRLEERKLTVELTEAAKLFLVETGYDPSYGARPLKRAIQRYIEDPLALEILEGRFSEGDTVRIDRGEENRLVFGR, from the coding sequence ATGCAGCTTGATAAATTCACCGTGAAATCCCAGGAAGTAATCCAGACCGCGCACAGTCTGGCCGAGCAGTTTGGCAACCCGGAAATGCAACCCGAGCATCTGCTCAAGGCCCTGCTGGAGCAGCCTGAAGGCGTGGTGGTGCCGATCCTCCAGAAGCTCGGCGTGACCCCGTCCGTGGTGCTCAGTGAGACCGACCAGCTGATCGGCAAATTGCCCAAGGTCTCGGGTTCCGGGGCAGGGCAGTCCTATATGTCCAAGACCTTCACAAAGGTGGTAGATCAGGCAGCCAAGGAAGCCTCCTCCATGCAGGACGAGTATGTCAGTCAGGAGCACCTCTTCCTCGGTATCCTGAAAAGCGACACCCTGGCTCCGGTTGCCCAGATGCTCCAGCGTATAGGTATCAACCCGGTGACCTTTCTCCAGGCCCTGACCACCATCCGGGGCAATCAGCGGGTTACTGACCCTTATCCTGAGGACAAGTACCAGGCCCTGGAAAAATACGCCCGCAACCTGACGGATGTGGCCCGAAGCGGCAAGCTGGATCCGGTCATCGGGAGGGACGAGGAGGTTCGCCGGATCATCCAGGTACTGAGTCGCCGCACCAAGAACAACCCGGTGCTCATCGGTGAACCGGGTGTGGGCAAGACAGCCATTGTCGAGGGCTTAGCCCAGCGTATTGTTAACGGCGATATCCCGGCCACCCTGGAGGGTAAGCAGGTCATCTCGCTGGATTTGGGTCTGCTCATCGCGGGCGCGAAATACCGGGGTGAGTTTGAAGATCGGCTCAAGGCGGTGCTCAAGGAGGTGGAGAAGAAGGCGGGCGAAATTATCCTCTTTATCGATGAAATTCATACTCTGGTTGGAGCCGGGGCTTCGGAAGGTTCAATGGATGCCTCCAATATGCTCAAACCTGCCCTGGCACGGGGTGAGCTGCACTGCGTGGGCGCAACGACCCTGGATGAGTACCGCAAGTATATTGAAAAGGATGCAGCCTTGGAGCGTCGCTTTCAGCCGGTCCTGATTCAGGAACCCAGCGAAGAGGACACCATTGCCATCCTGCGCGGGATCAAGGAAAAATATGAAGTTCATCACGGGGTGCGGATTCAGGATGCAGCCACTGTGGCAGCAGTTATGTTGTCCAATCGCTACATCTCAGATCGTTTTCTGCCGGACAAGGCCATTGACCTGATCGATGAAGCGGCATCCAAGCTGCGCATCGAGATTGACTCCATGCCCACCGAGATTGATGAGCTGGATCGTAAGCGGATCAAAATGGAGATTGAGCAGGAGGCTCTGAAAAAGGAAAAAGACAAGGCATCCAAGGAGCGGTTGGAGCGGCTGAAAAAGGATCACGCCGAGCTGAACGAACAGCTCAACGCCATGAAGGGTCAGTGGCAGCTGGAAAAAGATGTTATCCAGCGCATCCGCGAGACCAAGACCCGGATCGACGAGGCCCATATTGAGGAGCAGCGGGCCGAGCGGCTTGGTGACCTGAGTAAGGTGGCGGAGATCCGTTACGGCAGAGTCGTGGAACTGGAAAAGGAACTGGAGGCGGAAAACAGCAAACTGGCCGAGATCCAGGAAAACAGCCAGATGCTCAAGGAAGAGGTCGGTGCCGAGGATATCGCTGCGGTAGTGGCGAAATGGACCGGTGTGCCGGTGGATAAGCTGCTGGAAGGGGAAAAGGAAAAGCTGGTCCAGGCTGAAGGACAGCTGGCGAAGCGGGTCATCGGCCAGAAAGAGGCCATCACCTCGGTGGCTAATGCGGTGCGCCGGGCCAGAGCCGGTCTCCAGGACCCGGATCGCCCGCTGGGTTCCTTTATCTTCCTCGGCCCCACCGGTGTGGGCAAGACCGAGCTGGCACGCAGTTTGGCTGACTTCCTCTTTGACTCGGAACAGGCCATGATCCGCATTGATATGTCCGAGTACATGGAGAAGCACTCGGTGGCCCGACTGATCGGTGCCCCTCCGGGCTATGTAGGCTATGATGAAGGTGGAATGCTCACTGAGGCGGTGCGACGGCGACCCTATTCCGTGATCCTTCTGGACGAGATCGAGAAGGCCCACCCGGATGTGTTCAATGTCCTGCTTCAGGTACTGGATGACGGACGGATGACTGACGGCAAGGGCCGGACGGTGTCCTTTAAAAACACCATCATGATCATGACCTCCAACCTGGGCAGTCATATTATCATGGAGCTGGGCCAGAAAGACCCGGAGGAGATGCGACGGCAGGTGGATGAGCTGCTGCACCGCCAATTCCGGCCCGAGTTCCTCAACCGGGTGGACGAAATCATCACCTTCCAGGGACTCACCCGCGATGATCTGCTCCAGATTGTGGATATCCAGATTGCCCGCATGGCCAAGCGGCTGGAGGAACGCAAGCTGACCGTCGAGCTGACCGAAGCGGCCAAGCTCTTCCTGGTGGAAACCGGCTATGATCCCAGCTACGGTGCCCGGCCCCTGAAACGAGCCATTCAACGCTATATTGAAGACCCGCTGGCCTTGGAGATTTTGGAGGGGCGTTTCAGTGAGGGCGATACGGTGCGGATTGATCGGGGGGAGGAGAACCGGTTGGTGTTTGGGAGGTAA